One window of Phycisphaeraceae bacterium genomic DNA carries:
- a CDS encoding tyrosine recombinase XerC has translation MSTLPIIQMFTSYLGEERHFSPYTARCYGADLRQYLEYLTKEFSIKASDEQEKNATAKVTEQARSGQRPAVSGADFQPTSLTEAVCQASADVIRGFLAHLGDSQYSAATMARKIATLRSFYKWADRRGVASGNPMTLIRTPRQGKRLPKAISIEQVEKLLAAPDDNDVLGRRDRAMLETLYSTGLRVSELIGLEIEDLDIAGEALHVRGKGKKERIVPLGSHAIGAINRYAELLRSDARFANCWSQDRKTRPLFVNKHGGRLSSRSVRRKLDKYLKQVGLDPTISPHTLRHSFATHLLDNGADLRSVQELLGHQSLSTTQVYTHLTAQRMQDAYNRSHPRAQAS, from the coding sequence ATGTCCACACTTCCGATCATTCAAATGTTCACGAGCTACCTGGGCGAAGAGCGCCATTTCAGTCCCTACACGGCGCGCTGCTATGGTGCCGACCTGCGTCAGTATCTCGAGTATCTGACCAAGGAATTCTCGATCAAGGCTTCCGACGAGCAGGAAAAGAACGCCACAGCGAAAGTGACCGAGCAGGCACGCTCGGGACAGCGTCCGGCTGTTTCCGGCGCCGACTTCCAACCGACGAGCCTGACCGAAGCCGTGTGTCAGGCGTCCGCTGACGTGATCCGAGGCTTCCTTGCGCACCTCGGCGACAGCCAGTATTCCGCTGCGACCATGGCGCGAAAGATCGCCACCCTCCGCTCGTTTTACAAGTGGGCCGATCGGCGCGGCGTCGCCTCGGGCAATCCGATGACGCTGATCCGCACGCCGCGCCAAGGCAAGCGTCTGCCGAAAGCGATCTCGATCGAGCAAGTGGAGAAACTTCTCGCGGCCCCCGATGACAACGACGTGCTCGGCCGTCGCGATCGCGCGATGCTCGAGACTCTGTACTCGACCGGGCTTCGAGTCAGCGAGCTCATCGGCCTCGAAATCGAAGACCTCGACATCGCGGGCGAAGCCCTGCACGTCCGGGGCAAGGGCAAGAAAGAACGCATCGTCCCGCTCGGAAGCCACGCCATCGGCGCGATCAACCGATACGCGGAGCTTCTCCGAAGCGACGCGCGATTCGCGAACTGCTGGAGCCAGGATCGCAAGACCCGGCCGCTCTTTGTCAACAAGCACGGCGGCAGGCTGAGCAGCCGCTCGGTCCGTCGTAAGCTCGACAAATACCTCAAGCAGGTCGGTCTTGATCCGACGATCAGCCCGCACACGCTCCGCCACAGCTTCGCGACGCATCTGCTCGACAACGGCGCCGACCTGCGCAGCGTGCAGGAGCTGCTCGGCCACCAGTCGCTCAGCACGACGCAGGTGTACACGCATCTCACGGCGCAGCGGATGCAGGATGCCTACAACCGCTCTCATCCAAGAGCGCAGGCGAGCTGA